One genomic region from Sciurus carolinensis chromosome 2, mSciCar1.2, whole genome shotgun sequence encodes:
- the LOC124976623 gene encoding disintegrin and metalloproteinase domain-containing protein 20-like has product MAVGETLVHIRVTFLLLWIGISLCLPGLSQARPSQYFTSPEVVIPLKVITGGKGAEALGWLSYSLRFGGHRHVVHMKAKKLLLSPHLPVLTYTEQHVLHQDQPFVQDDCFYHGFVEGVPESLVALSACSGGFQGMLQINELAYEIEPIKLSATFEHLVYKIDINETQFPPMRCGLTEEKITRQLELQLSYNFTLKQSSYVGWWTHKRFIELAVVVDHVRYLFSQSNVSIVQLDVFNAVNIVDSLYYPLEVDVILTGIEIWSTRNPIPTSVDLDLVVEAFAIWKHFQLDARLRHDVAHLFIKELIGVKLGVAYVSGICLNPYNAGVDVFENEKLSLFALTVAHELGHNLGMLHDTKLCVCALEWCIMYPYRKVSNKFSNCSYANFWDNTLNTCIYPPPYAGNILTLKYCGNQVAEEGEECDCGTVHQCAKDPCCLFNCTLSPGASCASGLCCKNCKFMPPGTLCRQQVSECDLPEWCNGTSHQCPDDVYVQDGIPCTESDYCYKKGCNSHDIQCKEIFGTGARSASQRCYSEINTQGNRFGHCDIVGTIYTKCFKPDIMCGRVQCENVSKIPILPQHSTVYQFHLHDNICWGTDYHLGMSIPDIGQVKDGTSCAPGKICIRKKCASIVQLPQTCHPETCNMRGVCNNKQHCHCDRDWSPPDCKNKGNGGSEDSGPAPEKHKPELNVSVKKFGRFSAQSCIT; this is encoded by the exons ATGGCAGTGGGTGAGACTCTGGTGCACATCAGGGTCACTTTTCTACTGCTCTGGATTGggatatctctgtgccttcctggcCTCTCCCAGGCCAGGCCCTCCCAGTATTTCACCTCCCCAGAAGTGGTGATCCCCTTGAAGGTTATCACCGGGGGCAAAGGTGCAGAGGCTCTGGGTTGGCTCTCCTATAGTCTGCGGTTTGGAGGCCACAGACACGTTGTGCACATGAAGGCCAAGAAGCTGTTACTTTCTCCACACCTCCCAGTGCTCACTTACACAGAGCAGCATGTCCTCCATCAGGATCAGCCCTTTGTCCAGGATGACTGCTTCTATCACGGTTTTGTGGAGGGGGTCCCTGAGTCCCTGGTTGCCCTCAGTGCTTGTTCTGGGGGCTTTCAAGGAATGCTACAGATAAACGAACTTGCATATGAAATTGAGCCAATTAAGCTTTCTGCTACATTTGAACACTTGGTGTATAAGATAGACATTAATGAGACACAGTTCCCACCTATGAGATGTGGgttaacagaagagaaaataacacGTCAACTGGAATTGCAATTATCATATAATTTCACTCTGAAACAAAGTTCTTATGTGGGTTGGTGGACCCACAAGCGGTTTATTGAGCTAGCAGTGGTCGTGGACCATGTTAGATATCTTTTCTCTCAAAGTAATGTGTCAATAGTGCAGTTGGATGTATTTAATGCTGTCAATATAGTGGATTCGTTGTATTACCCTTTGGAAGTTGATGTAATTTTGACTGGGATTGAAATCTGGAGTACAAGAAACCCAATTCCTACCAGTGTTGACTTAGACCTAGTTGTGGAGGCATTTGCAATTTGGAAGCATTTTCAACTTGATGCCCGTCTTCGACATGATGTTGCACATCTTTTCATAAAAGAACTGATTGGCGTAAAACTTGGTGTTGCCTATGTTAGCGGAATATGCCTAAATCCTTATAACGCTGGAGTAGATGTTTTTGAAAACGAAAAATTGTCCCTTTTTGCACTTACTGTGGCCCATGAGCTTGGTCATAATTTAGGTATGTTGCATGACactaagttgtgtgtgtgtgcattagaGTGGTGCATAATGTATCCCTACAGAAAGGTGTCAAATAAATTTAGCAACTGCAGTTATGCCAATTTTTGGGACAATActttaaatacatgtatttatcCTCCTCCTTATGCAGGGAATATCCTTACTTTGAAGTACTGTGGAAACCAAGTagctgaggaaggagaggagTGTGATTGTGGAACTGTACATCAGTGTGCAAAAGATCCCTGTTGTCTGTTTAACTGCACTTTGAGTCCTGGAGCCTCCTGTGCTTCTGGTCTTTGTTGCAAAAACTGTAAATTCATGCCACCAGGGACTTTATGTAGACAACAGGTCAGTGAATGTGACCTTCCAGAGTGGTGCAATGGGACATCCCATCAATGCCCAGATGATGTGTATGTGCAGGATGGAATCCCCTGTACTGAAAGTGACTACTGCTACAAAAAGGGATGTAATAGCCATGATATACAGTGTAAAGAGATTTTTGGTACAGGTGCAAGGAGTGCATCTCAGAGATGCTACAGTGAAATCAACACCCAAGGAAATCGTTTTGGACACTGTGATATTGTGGGCACAATATATACCAAATGTTTCAAACCTGATATCATGTGTGGAAGAGTTCAGTGTGAAAATGTGAGCAAAATTCCCATTCTCCCACAACATTCTACAGTGTATCAGTTTCACTTGCATGATAACATTTGTTGGGGCACTGATTATCATTTAGGGATGTCCATACCTGATATTGGTCAAGTAAAAGATGGCACATCATGTGCTCCAGGAAAGATCTGCATTCGTAAGAAGTGTGCCAGTATTGTTCAACTGCCCCAAACCTGTCATCCTGAGACCTGCAACATGAGAGGGGTCTGTAATAATAAACAGCACTGTCACTGTGACCGGGACTGGTCACCTCCGGACTGTAAGAACAAAGGCAATGGAGGAAGTGAAGATAGTGGTCCAGCTCCTGAGAAACACAAGCCAGAGTTAAAT GTCTCTGTGAAGAAGTTTGGCCGATTTTCAGCacagtcatgcatcacttaa